The genome window ATTCCTGGCAAGCGGCGGTGATGATCAAACGATTCGAGTGTGGGATCTGCAAACGGGGCATTGCCTACACATCCTGGATGAACATAGCGCTTGGGTCCGGTCAGTCATCTTTAGCTCTAACAGTCAAATTCTATTCAGTGGAAGTGACGATCGCACTATCAAGCTGTGGGATGTGCAAACAGGGCGCTGTATTGAAACGTTAACGGTCGATCGCCTGTATGAAGGTATGAATATTCAAGGCGCAATCGGATTGACCGCGGCTCAAAAATCAACCCTTAAAGCATTAGGGGCAATTGAGCATTAATGCATTCGCCTTTGGCAGGCACATCGTGTTTAGCAACCGATTGAAGGTGTTGAGCAATCGCGCTCTTTCCTCATTCACCAGTTGGTTGGTGAGTTCGTTCAAAACAAGCTCTTGCAGTCCGCTTGTTGGCAGTTGGTCAGCTCACTCATCGTCAATCAAACTCGCGCTCTGGGGCAGGGAATGACCGTTGCAAAGAACCTAAATCCCTTTGAGGGATTGAAACAGACGCCCTCTATAATTGCCCTTTTGATAGGGCAGTTGCAAAGAACCTAAATCCTTGATGTGTCATTGGTTGCACAATATTTCGTCCTCTTTGGAATTGGTCAGGCATAAGTGAGCAGGGAAGATGGCACAAGTAGATCACTAAAGCCACTGTTGCTAATGGCCTTAGATAATCTGCTCACCCACAGCAGGTTTACTCTATGCGGTAATCTCGAAAATGACTTCAAGAATCACGGTATAGCCACCAGGAAGACTTGCAGCACCTTGGACCGAGCGGGTGTGAGAGTTTTCTGCTCCAAACAGCTGACCGAACAGATCTGAGACACTATCGGCCACCTTCGCATGTTCAGTGAACTCTGGTATGGCCAGCTGAATCACATTGAGTCGCACGGCTCGCTTTAGCCGATCAAGGCTCCCCAGTTCAGACTTCGCGACAGCTAGTGCATTCAGCCCTGCAATTCTAGCCCCCTCCTGGCCATCCTCCACGGTGCGTTCTGCGCCAAGCCGCCCAGTTAAGTAGGGTTTTCCATTCACAACTGGAACCATGCCGCTGACAAAGAGCAAGGTGCCAACTTGAACTGCTGGGATATAAGCACCGAGCGGCTGGGGGGCCGCTGGTAGCGCAATCCCCGATTGCTTCAACCGTTCTTCCAGATGTTGTTGTGACATAGCTACCTCCTCATTTCCCAGCGAAAGTGGTGCCATCCACATGCAGGATTTCTCCAGTTGTGAACTGCGTTTCAATCAGATAGAAAACTGCATCGACAATCTCCTTGACTTTACCCAAGCGTCCCATTAGAGCCAGGCTTTTCGAGAAGTCAGGAATTTCAGGCGTATTAAGTGGGGTATTAATAAAACCCGCAGAGACGCTATTGATGCGAATACCTTGTTGCGCGTACTCGACTGCACCGGCTTCGATGCCCTGGGATGTGCCCTTCACAATTGCTCTGTTTAACTGATCTGCCATGGTTATTCTTTCTTTTCAAGCACGTTAATGCTGCTCATCTTGTTCGCCGTTAAGTTGGTGAGCTTGCTGTCCACCTGGCTACACCTCATTCTTCAATGAGCGCTCAATCTAGACCACGTAAGTTCTTTGAGTGAAAACGCAACTTAAGCGTTCTGCATCAGGACGACCTACTGGTGAGGGACTGGCGGGCGCGCTTGCAGGCGCTCAGGTTGTCGTCGATGTAGCGAACTCGCCTTCGTTCGAAGACAAAGCAGTTTTGGAGTTCTTGGAGACATCACAAAGGATCTCTCATTCTGGGCCGATGGAGGTGGCAAGGTCGTTGCTGCGCTCAAGCCTTTGCCCGGCGCAATGAAAGCGTCTCGGTTCCTGCTGGCAATTCGCCGCAAGTGGCTCTCCGAAGCAACTTCTCGCTTGGTTGAGATTAATGGGCAACCCAGCATCATTTATAGCCTGAACGGATGCATTTTTAGTGCTTTGATGTTTGACATTGTGGATGGCCGCATCGA of Leptolyngbya sp. FACHB-261 contains these proteins:
- a CDS encoding RidA family protein, yielding MSQQHLEERLKQSGIALPAAPQPLGAYIPAVQVGTLLFVSGMVPVVNGKPYLTGRLGAERTVEDGQEGARIAGLNALAVAKSELGSLDRLKRAVRLNVIQLAIPEFTEHAKVADSVSDLFGQLFGAENSHTRSVQGAASLPGGYTVILEVIFEITA
- a CDS encoding SDR family oxidoreductase, with product MADQLNRAIVKGTSQGIEAGAVEYAQQGIRINSVSAGFINTPLNTPEIPDFSKSLALMGRLGKVKEIVDAVFYLIETQFTTGEILHVDGTTFAGK